A genomic segment from Microtus pennsylvanicus isolate mMicPen1 chromosome 21, mMicPen1.hap1, whole genome shotgun sequence encodes:
- the Calm2 gene encoding calmodulin-2 isoform X1: protein MSQADQLTEEQIAEFKEAFSLFDKDGDGTITTKELGTVMRSLGQNPTEAELQDMINEVDADGNGTIDFPEFLTMMARKMKDTDSEEEIREAFRVFDKDGNGYISAAELRHVMTNLGEKLTDEEVDEMIREADIDGDGQVNYEEFVQMMTAK, encoded by the exons AATTCAAAGAAGCCTTTTCACTATTTGACAAGGACGGTGATGGGACTATAACAACAAAGGAGCTGGGGACTGTGATGAGGTCTCTTGGGCAGAACCCCACAGAAGCAGAGCTACAGGACATGATTAATGAAGTAGATGCAGATG GTAATGGCACAATTGACTTCCCTGAATTTTTGACAATGAtggcaagaaaaatgaaagatacAGACAGTGAagaggaaattagagaagcattcCGCGTGTTTGATAAG GATGGCAATGGCTATATCAGTGCAGCAGAGCTTCGTCACGTGATGACAAACCTTGGAGAGAAGCTGACAGATGAAGAGGTTGATGAAATGATCAGGGAAGCAGATATTGATGGTGACGGGCAGGTAAACTATGAAG aGTTTGTACAAATGAtgacagcaaagtga
- the Calm2 gene encoding calmodulin-2 isoform X2 has translation MADQLTEEQIAEFKEAFSLFDKDGDGTITTKELGTVMRSLGQNPTEAELQDMINEVDADGNGTIDFPEFLTMMARKMKDTDSEEEIREAFRVFDKDGNGYISAAELRHVMTNLGEKLTDEEVDEMIREADIDGDGQVNYEEFVQMMTAK, from the exons AATTCAAAGAAGCCTTTTCACTATTTGACAAGGACGGTGATGGGACTATAACAACAAAGGAGCTGGGGACTGTGATGAGGTCTCTTGGGCAGAACCCCACAGAAGCAGAGCTACAGGACATGATTAATGAAGTAGATGCAGATG GTAATGGCACAATTGACTTCCCTGAATTTTTGACAATGAtggcaagaaaaatgaaagatacAGACAGTGAagaggaaattagagaagcattcCGCGTGTTTGATAAG GATGGCAATGGCTATATCAGTGCAGCAGAGCTTCGTCACGTGATGACAAACCTTGGAGAGAAGCTGACAGATGAAGAGGTTGATGAAATGATCAGGGAAGCAGATATTGATGGTGACGGGCAGGTAAACTATGAAG aGTTTGTACAAATGAtgacagcaaagtga